Proteins from one Canis lupus familiaris isolate Mischka breed German Shepherd chromosome 26, alternate assembly UU_Cfam_GSD_1.0, whole genome shotgun sequence genomic window:
- the UNG gene encoding uracil-DNA glycosylase, whose amino-acid sequence MIGQKTLYSFFSPTPAGKRRARSPEPADPGTGVAAAAEESGDAAASPAKKARAGQEDPGTPPSSPLSPEQLVRIQRNKAAALLRLAARNVPVGFGESWKKPLSAEFGKPYFIKLMGFVAEERKHYTVYPPPHQVFTWTQMCDIRHVKVVILGQDPYHGPNQAHGLCFSVQRPVPPPPSLENIYKELSTDIDGFVHPGHGDLSGWAKQGVLLLNAVLTVRAHQANSHKERGWEQFTDAVVSWLNQNSSGLVFLLWGSYAQKKGSAIDRKRHHVLQTAHPSPLSVYRGFFGCRHFSKTNELLQKSGKEPINWKDL is encoded by the exons ATGATCGGCCAGAAGACGCTCTACTCCTTCTTCTCCCCGACCCCCGCCGGGAAGCGACGTGCCCGCAGCCCTGAGCCGGCCGACCCGGGGACCGGCGTGGCGGCGGCCGCCGAGGAGAGCGGCGATGCAGCG GCCAGCCCCGCCAAGAAGGCCCGGGCCGGGCAGGAGGACCCCGGCACGCCGCCCTCCTCGCCGCTGAGCCCCGAGCAGTTGGTCCGCATCCAGAGGAACAAGGCCGCAGCCCTGCTTAGGCTCGCGGCCCGCAATGTGCCTGTGGGTTTTGGTGAGAGTTGGAAGAAGCCGCTCAGCGCAGAGTTCGGGAAGCCGTATTTCATAAAG CTAATGGGCTTTGTTgcggaagaaagaaaacattacacTGTGTATCCACCCCCACACCAAGTCTTTACCTGGACCCAAATGTGTGACATAAGACAT GTGAAGGTTGTCATCTTGGGACAGGATCCATATCATGGACCCAACCAAGCCCATGGGCTCTGCTTTAGTGTTCAAAGACCTGTTCCACCTCCACCCAG tttggaaaacatttataaagaGCTGTCTACAGACATTGATGGTTTCGTTCATCCTGGTCACGGAGATTTATCTGGGTGGGCCAAGCAAG GTGTTCTCTTACTCAACGCTGTCCTCACCGTCCGGGCACATCAGGCTAATTCTCATAAGGAGAGAGGATGGGAACAATTTACTGATGCGGTAGTGTCCTGGCTAAATCAGAACTCCAGTGGCCTTGTCTTCTTGCTCTGGGGCTCTTATGCTCAGAAGAAAGGCAGTGCCATCGATAGG AAACGTCACCATGTGCTGCAGACTGCGCACCCCTCCCCGTTGTCGGTCTACAGAGGGTTCTTTGGGtgtagacatttctctaaaaccAATGAGCTGCTGCAGAAGTCTGGCAAGGAGCCCATCAACTGGAAGGATCTGTGA
- the ALKBH2 gene encoding DNA oxidative demethylase ALKBH2 — MDRFLVPGALGSLVGKREGEANPEDPAGRRAEESTRKRPRAETLGNAGPLASPTWRHIRAEGLSCDYTVLFGKAEADKIFQELEQGVEYFTGALARVQVFGKWHSVPRKQATYGNAGLTYTFSGLTLSPKPWIPVLEHVRDRVSVVTGETFNFVLVNRYKDGCDHIGEHRDDERELAPGSPIASVSFGACRDFFFRHKDSRGKKPSRKVEVVRLQLAHGSLLLMNHPTNTHWYHSLPVRKKILAPRINLTFRKILPTKK, encoded by the exons ATGGACAGATTCCTGGTGCCGGGGGCTTTAGGGAGCCttgtggggaagagggaaggagaggcgAACCCAGAAGATCCAGCAGGGCGGAGAGCAGAGGAGAGCACCAGGAAGAGGCCCAGGGCAGAAACCCTCGGCAACGCAGGCCCCCTGGCCAGCCCCACCTGGCGGCACATCCGGGCTGAGGGCCTGAGCTGTGATTACACAGTCCTGTTTGGCAAAGCTGAAGCAGACAAGATTTTCCAGGAGCTGGAGCAGGGAGTGGAGTATTTTACAG GTGCACTGGCCAGGGTCCAGGTATTTGGGAAGTGGCACAGTGTGCCCAGGAAGCAAGCGACCTATGGCAACGCTGGGCTAACCTACACGTTCTCGGGCCTCACTCTGTCTCCAAAGCCCTGGATCCCAGTTCTAGAGCATGTCCGGGATCGTGTTTCTGTGGTGACAGGAGAGACCTTCAACTTTGTGCTTGTCAACAG GTATAAAGATGGCTGTGACCACATTGGTGAGCACAGAGATGATGAACGAGAACTGGCTCCCGGGAGCCCCATAGCTTCTGTCTCCTTTGGGGCCTGTAGAGACTTCTTCTTCCGGCACAAGGATTCTCGGGGGAAAAAGCCCTCTCGGAAGGTGGAGGTGGTCAGGCTTCAGCTGGCCCACGGAAGTTTGCTTCTGATGAACCATCCGACCAACACTCACTGGTATCACAGTCTCCCTGTACGAAAGAAGATTCTAGCTCCACGGATCAATCTGACATTTCGCAAAATTCTGCCCACTAAAAAGTAG